One window of Myxocyprinus asiaticus isolate MX2 ecotype Aquarium Trade chromosome 4, UBuf_Myxa_2, whole genome shotgun sequence genomic DNA carries:
- the LOC127435688 gene encoding G-protein-signaling modulator 1-like isoform X1 has product MSTEAFPLSGAQIAVCRLVHQGPRPQATLRPLNMELGVYVEKTRTKPKCRMEASCLELALEGERLCKAGDFKGGTAFFEAAVQVGTEDLKTLSAIYSQLGNAYFYLKEYGKALEYHRHDLTLARTIGDRIGEGKASGNLGNTLKVLGRYDEAAVCCQRHLDISQEQGDKVGEARALYNIGNVFHAKGKQQIWGCSQDPGDLHPDVRDTLQRATAFYEMNLSLVKELGDRAAQGRAFGNLGNTHYLLGNFVEAIKFHRERLSIAKEFGDKAAERRAYSNLGNALIFLGQFSTATEYYRKTLQLSRQLKDQVMEAQACYSLGNTHTLLQEYERAIDYHLKHMLIAQELSDRVGEGRACWSLGNAYVLLGNHRQALHYTRKHLDISREIGDRNGELTARMNVKELMEALGVKEADLSPSDSEFTVQGARPKFAKTSSTDSVDLWKYNAEKNGDGPDVDGVSRRSRNSRRNADSHSSDERQWMDSPVDTDDITVQVTPPKLGCDPSDEDCFFDLLSKFQSSRMDDQRCQLDEMPDGEDAGGADESALNDMIGTSLLSSPQTEELFDLIASSQSRRLDDQRVSVSNLPGLRITHNNLGHLCGEGDPQEPSDDFFNMLIKCQSSRIDDQRCSPPEGGPRAPTVPDEDFFSLIQRVQAKRMDEQRVHLPSDDQDEQEPPEAEREPGAADSG; this is encoded by the exons ATGTCAACTGAAGCGTTTCCTCTGAGTGGAGCCCAGATAGCCGTGTGTCGTCTGGTTCATCAGGGCCCCCGACCGCAGGCGACGCTGAGGCCCCTGAACATGGAGCTTGGGGTGTATGTTGAAAAGACTCGCACCAAACCAAAATGCAG AATGGAGGCGTCATGTTTGGAGTTGGCTTTGGAGGGGGAGCGTCTGTGTAAAGCGGGAGATTTTAAAGGCGGTACAGCGTTCTTTGAAGCTGCAGTTCAGGTGGGAACAGAAGATCTGAAGACCCTCAGTGCCATTTACAGTCAGCTGGGAAATGCTTACTTCTACCTGAAGGAGTATGGGAAAGCCCTGGAGTACCACCGCCATGATCTTACACTCGCACG GACAATAGGCGACCGGATTGGTGAAGGGAAGGCCAGCGGGAATCTTGGAAATACTCTGAAGGTTTTGGGTCGTTATGATGAAGCAGCTGTGTGCTGTCAGAGACATCTGGACATTTCACAAGAACAAGGAGACAAG GTCGGGGAGGCCAGAGCTCTGTATAACATTGGGAATGTGTTTCATGCGAAGGGCAAACAGCAGATTTGGGGATGTTCTCAAGATCCTGGAGATCTTCATCCCGATGTGAGAGACACACTGCAGAGAGCCACAGCCTTCTACGA AATGAACCTGTCTCTGGTGAAAGAGTTGGGTGACAGAGCTGCCCAGGGACGAGCCTTTGGTAACCTTGGCAACACTCATTACCTGCTGGGTAATTTTGTTGAGGCCATCAAGTTCCACAGAGAG CGTCTGTCCATTGCCAAGGAATTTGGTGACAAAGCAGCTGAGCGGAGAGCGTACAGTAACCTAGGCAACGCTCTCATTTTTCTGGGCCAGTTCAGTACAGCCACAGAGTATTACAG GAAAACTCTGCAGCTGTCTCGGCAGCTGAAGGATCAGGTGATGGAAGCTCAAGCATGTTACAGTCTGGGAAACACACACACGCTGCTGCAGGAGTACGAACGTGCCATAGACTATCACCTCAAACACATGCTCATCGCACAAGAACTCAGCGACAG GGTTGGAGAGGGCCGGGCGTGTTGGAGTCTGGGTAATGCTTACGTGTTGTTAGGAAACCACCGTCAGGCTTTACACTACACCCGAAAACACTTGGATATCTCCAGAGAG atcggGGACAGGAATGGAGAGCTGACAGCTAGGATGAATGTCAAGGAGCTGATGGAAGCTCTTGGGGTGAAGGAGGCCGATCTCTCTCCATCTGACTCTGAGTTTACAGTGCAGG GTGCCAGACCAAAGTTCGCCAAGACGAGCAGTACGGACAGTGTTGACCTCTGGAAATACAATGCTGAAAAG AATGGTGATGGTCCTGATGTTGATGGTGTATCGAGGAGGTCGAGGAACAGCAGAAGGAATGCAGACAGTCATTCGTCTGATGAGAGACAGTGGATGGACTCGCCTGTAGACACGGATGACATCACTGTTCAAGTCACACCTCCA AAGCTGGGTTGTGACCCATCAGATGAGGACTGCTTTTTTGACCTGTTGAGTAAGTTTCAGAGCAGTCGTATGGATGACCAGCGCTGCCAACTGGACGAGATGCCCGATGGAGAGGACGCAGGAGGAGCGGACGAATCTGCCCTTAATGACATGATCG GCACCAGTCTCCTATCATCTCCTCAAACCGAAGAGCTGTTTGACTTGATTGCCAGTTCTCAGAGCCGTCGTCTAGACGATCAGAGGGTGAGCGTCAGCAACCTGCCCGGACTCAGAATCACCCACAATAATCTGGGTCACCTGTGCGGAGAGGGCGATCCTCAGGAGCCCAGCGACGACTTCTTCAACATGCTCATCAAGTGCCAG TCGTCCAGGATAGATGACCAGCGTTGCTCTCCTCCTGAGGGTGGTCCGCGGGCCCCTACGGTGCCTGACGAGGATTTCTTCAGTCTCATACAGAGAGTTCAGGCCAAACGGATGGACGAACAGCGTGTGCATCTCCCATCAGATGATCAAGATGAACAAGAGCCGCCTGAGGCTGAGAGAGAGCCAGGGGCCGCAGACTCTGGGTAA
- the LOC127435688 gene encoding G-protein-signaling modulator 1-like isoform X2 yields MAQSASSMDSDLASKRLHSRMEASCLELALEGERLCKAGDFKGGTAFFEAAVQVGTEDLKTLSAIYSQLGNAYFYLKEYGKALEYHRHDLTLARTIGDRIGEGKASGNLGNTLKVLGRYDEAAVCCQRHLDISQEQGDKVGEARALYNIGNVFHAKGKQQIWGCSQDPGDLHPDVRDTLQRATAFYEMNLSLVKELGDRAAQGRAFGNLGNTHYLLGNFVEAIKFHRERLSIAKEFGDKAAERRAYSNLGNALIFLGQFSTATEYYRKTLQLSRQLKDQVMEAQACYSLGNTHTLLQEYERAIDYHLKHMLIAQELSDRSEITRVGEGRACWSLGNAYVLLGNHRQALHYTRKHLDISREIGDRNGELTARMNVKELMEALGVKEADLSPSDSEFTVQGARPKFAKTSSTDSVDLWKYNAEKNGDGPDVDGVSRRSRNSRRNADSHSSDERQWMDSPVDTDDITVQVTPPKLGCDPSDEDCFFDLLSKFQSSRMDDQRCQLDEMPDGEDAGGADESALNDMIGTSLLSSPQTEELFDLIASSQSRRLDDQRVSVSNLPGLRITHNNLGHLCGEGDPQEPSDDFFNMLIKCQSSRIDDQRCSPPEGGPRAPTVPDEDFFSLIQRVQAKRMDEQRVHLPSDDQDEQEPPEAEREPGAADSG; encoded by the exons ATGGCTCAATCAGCGAGCAGCATGGACTCTGATCTGGCCAGCAAACGGCTCCACTCGAG AATGGAGGCGTCATGTTTGGAGTTGGCTTTGGAGGGGGAGCGTCTGTGTAAAGCGGGAGATTTTAAAGGCGGTACAGCGTTCTTTGAAGCTGCAGTTCAGGTGGGAACAGAAGATCTGAAGACCCTCAGTGCCATTTACAGTCAGCTGGGAAATGCTTACTTCTACCTGAAGGAGTATGGGAAAGCCCTGGAGTACCACCGCCATGATCTTACACTCGCACG GACAATAGGCGACCGGATTGGTGAAGGGAAGGCCAGCGGGAATCTTGGAAATACTCTGAAGGTTTTGGGTCGTTATGATGAAGCAGCTGTGTGCTGTCAGAGACATCTGGACATTTCACAAGAACAAGGAGACAAG GTCGGGGAGGCCAGAGCTCTGTATAACATTGGGAATGTGTTTCATGCGAAGGGCAAACAGCAGATTTGGGGATGTTCTCAAGATCCTGGAGATCTTCATCCCGATGTGAGAGACACACTGCAGAGAGCCACAGCCTTCTACGA AATGAACCTGTCTCTGGTGAAAGAGTTGGGTGACAGAGCTGCCCAGGGACGAGCCTTTGGTAACCTTGGCAACACTCATTACCTGCTGGGTAATTTTGTTGAGGCCATCAAGTTCCACAGAGAG CGTCTGTCCATTGCCAAGGAATTTGGTGACAAAGCAGCTGAGCGGAGAGCGTACAGTAACCTAGGCAACGCTCTCATTTTTCTGGGCCAGTTCAGTACAGCCACAGAGTATTACAG GAAAACTCTGCAGCTGTCTCGGCAGCTGAAGGATCAGGTGATGGAAGCTCAAGCATGTTACAGTCTGGGAAACACACACACGCTGCTGCAGGAGTACGAACGTGCCATAGACTATCACCTCAAACACATGCTCATCGCACAAGAACTCAGCGACAGGTCTGAAATCACCAG GGTTGGAGAGGGCCGGGCGTGTTGGAGTCTGGGTAATGCTTACGTGTTGTTAGGAAACCACCGTCAGGCTTTACACTACACCCGAAAACACTTGGATATCTCCAGAGAG atcggGGACAGGAATGGAGAGCTGACAGCTAGGATGAATGTCAAGGAGCTGATGGAAGCTCTTGGGGTGAAGGAGGCCGATCTCTCTCCATCTGACTCTGAGTTTACAGTGCAGG GTGCCAGACCAAAGTTCGCCAAGACGAGCAGTACGGACAGTGTTGACCTCTGGAAATACAATGCTGAAAAG AATGGTGATGGTCCTGATGTTGATGGTGTATCGAGGAGGTCGAGGAACAGCAGAAGGAATGCAGACAGTCATTCGTCTGATGAGAGACAGTGGATGGACTCGCCTGTAGACACGGATGACATCACTGTTCAAGTCACACCTCCA AAGCTGGGTTGTGACCCATCAGATGAGGACTGCTTTTTTGACCTGTTGAGTAAGTTTCAGAGCAGTCGTATGGATGACCAGCGCTGCCAACTGGACGAGATGCCCGATGGAGAGGACGCAGGAGGAGCGGACGAATCTGCCCTTAATGACATGATCG GCACCAGTCTCCTATCATCTCCTCAAACCGAAGAGCTGTTTGACTTGATTGCCAGTTCTCAGAGCCGTCGTCTAGACGATCAGAGGGTGAGCGTCAGCAACCTGCCCGGACTCAGAATCACCCACAATAATCTGGGTCACCTGTGCGGAGAGGGCGATCCTCAGGAGCCCAGCGACGACTTCTTCAACATGCTCATCAAGTGCCAG TCGTCCAGGATAGATGACCAGCGTTGCTCTCCTCCTGAGGGTGGTCCGCGGGCCCCTACGGTGCCTGACGAGGATTTCTTCAGTCTCATACAGAGAGTTCAGGCCAAACGGATGGACGAACAGCGTGTGCATCTCCCATCAGATGATCAAGATGAACAAGAGCCGCCTGAGGCTGAGAGAGAGCCAGGGGCCGCAGACTCTGGGTAA